Below is a genomic region from uncultured Sunxiuqinia sp..
AGCCTTCACGTGCTTCATTTTCGCGCCAACACCGGAAACCAGTTTGCGGACCACCTTATCTTTGCGCTTCATGATCTTTCCGAAATCGATAGAAATATCGGAGCCTACATTGATCCCGTACTTGCCGGCATCGTGGGCATTCTCCAACACTTTGGCAGAGTTCAAAAGCGTTTTGGTAGGAATGCAGCCTTCATTCAGACACACTCCTCCCAACGCTCTTTTGTCAAAAATTACTACGCGCATTCCTTTTGCTCCGGCGCGCTCGGCTGCAACATATCCGGCGGGACCACCGCCTAAGATTGCTATATCGAACTTGTTACTCATTTTTTAGATTTTAGATTCAAGACTCAAGATACCAGACAAACAAAATCCCGACTTCGAGATGAAGCGTCTTGACTCTCGGCTCTCATATCTTGATTCTTTACTAGATTGTTAGGTTTTCTATTTGAGTTTTGATCTCTCTTAAGAACAGCGTCGCTTCACCACCATCCAATGCCTGGTGATCGTAGGTTAGAGAAAGCCCCATCATTGGAACAAAACCATATACACCATCACCCAAATCTTTCGGCCGAGGAACAATGGTACAAACACCTAAAATTGCGGTTTGAGGAAGATTAATAACCGGTGTAAACATTTCAACACCATAATTACCAAGATTGGAAACCGTAAAACTTGCTGCTTCAGGTTTCAACAATTCGGGATCAATATTCCCTTTTCGACAATTGCCAGCCACAGTGCTTAGCTGCGAGGAAAGACCTTCGATTGATAAATCGTCCGCATTTTTAACAGCTGGAACCATTAGTCCGCGCTCAGTATCAACGGCCAGTCCCAAATGCACTTTTTTGAACCAGCGCATACTATCGCCAATAAAATGTGTATTCGCTTGCGGATACTTTTTCAATGCTCTGATTACTGCCAAACAAACCAAGTCGTTGATGGTAATATTCTGAGATACCTCGCCAGCTTCCAGTTTTTTCTTAAAGCTTTTACGCAAGGCCATAATTTGGCGGGCATCAGCACTCATATGGTGTGTTAACTGAGCTGAATTCTGCAGCGACTGATGCATTGATTTAGCAATTAACTTACGGATGTTCGTCAATTTCTTCACTTCAAAGTCATCCCCATAAACCGGATTGTATGAAATAAGGTCGGCTGCGCTCGCACGGCCACCTAAGCCGGTTGTTTCTTTAGCAGGTTCCAGACTCTCAGCTTGTGACTTTTCCTGAGCCAGCGGAGTTAATTGAGCAACAGACTCTGATGCAGCTTCAACATCCTGAGCAATGATTCGTCCATGGGGGCCTGATCCTTTTACTTTCTCGTATGGTACGCCCATTTTCTCAGCCATCACTTTGGCACGAGGAGAAATGCGTATTTTGCCTTCAGGTCTCTCATCCAAAACAACTGTTTTTTCTTCTTTTGCCGAAGATGTGTCAGTTGATGCAGCAGGAGCCTCTTCCTGTTCAGCTGAAGATTCCTCAGCTGAATCACCATTCGGACGAAATTCGTCAACACTTTCGCCACTCTTTCCTAAAACAGCAACATTAATTAGTACGGGAACTTCATCTCCTTCCTCATAAAAAATAGCCAATAGTTCACCATCTTCTTTAGCTTCTTCTTCAAACGAAGCCTTGTCGGTTTCATACGAAAACAACATATCGCCTGCCTTCACCTGATCACCGACTTGCTTATACCATTCTCCAATGATACAAGTCTCAACAGATTGCCCCTGACGAGGCATAATTACCGGAATAGCCATAGTATACTAGTTTCACTTGTTAATACATTAATCAAAATCAGATCCCCACAAAAAGCATTAAAACCCACACCTCACAACACATTTAAGGAATCAAGTTGTAAACTTACATTTTATAACTTGTATTTACAAGTTGGTAATCGGAATTTAATATTTTTTCTTACTTTTGATCATCATTACGCAACACATGGCTGAAGAAAATAAAATACCACAATACAAAAAATTGTACGAAACTCTGCGTCGACACATCGTATCAGGAGTTTACAAAGAAGGAAGTTTACTCCCATCAGAGAATGAGCTTTGTGCCGTCCACAGTATGACTCGACCTACGGTTCGACATGCGCTAGAAGCCTTAGTTCAGGATGGATTTATTCAGAAAAAACAAGGGAAGGGTAGTATTGTACAAAAACCTCCGCAGGATATTGGAATATTGTCCATCTCTGGAACTTCTTCGGCCATTGGGAAACAATACCTGCAAACACAAATAATACAGAAGCCACAAATAAAAGCGTGGCCAATGCCTTTCAATTTTGACCTCGCCGAAGCTGAAAAAGATGTTGGCTGCATCTACATGGAACGTTTACGTTTTGTGAATGAGCAACCCGTTTTTTACGACATCAACCACATTCCAAACATCAATCTACCACGCTTTACCAGTCGGACCTTCGAAAACAAATCACTTTTCGACACCTTAAGAACAGGCTATCAAATTGAAGTAAAAGGAGGAACACAGAAATTAAAAGCAATAAAGGCAACAGGAACAATAAGCCAGCTTTTAAAAATAAAAACAGGCGACCCGGTGCTCTACATGGAACGGAAATTATTAACGAACCGCGAAGGATTTCACATTTACTCTACGATTTATTTCAATTCGGAGAAGCATGCTATTTTTGGAAATTTCTAGAAAAAAGGCAATTAGCATATAGACAAAAAAAGTGGATGTCCGTGCATCCACCCCTAGCTGCACATGAATCTCTTGAGAAGAGACTTGGACATCCACAAAATATTTTCACTTCAAAATTAGCGAGTATTTTACAGATAATTAAGATATTTTACAACACCTCGAAAGACAGTGATTTCTAAAATAGAATATTAAGGATTAAACAATTGATCTCACACATCTTTTTAACTTAAATAGATACATCGAAATCCAATTCAATCAGTCATTGATTAATATTAATTCAAAAACAGTGAATAAATATTCGCCAATAAGGTGCATCGCTTTATAAATTAGCAAAAAATTTTCATCTTTGTGCCTCGAAAAAATACGTTAAAAGATTAAAGCTCAAAACATGAAAGTTTTAAAATTCGGTGGTACTTCAGTTGGCAATGTTGAAAATATGAATGCAGTAATGAAACTGATTACCGATGGAGAGAAAAAGCTGGTTGTGCTTTCTGCCATGTCAGGAACAACCAATGCTTTAGTTGAAATTTCTGATTATCTGTACAAGAAAAACAAAGACGTTGCCCGCTCGCAAATCGGCAAACTTGAAAGCAAATACAAGAAGGTAGTTGACAAACTTTTTAAAGCTGACACTCAAAAACAAGAAGGACTAAAAATTATTAAAAAGAGTTTTGATACGATACGTAAGCAAGCCAACGGAGTATTTGGCCCAATTAAAGAGCAAACAATTCTCGCTCAGGGAGAGTTAATCTCAACCGCTTTCTTCTCCCAATTAATGCTTGAAAATGGCTATAAAACTAAATTGCTACCTGCACTTGATTTTATGCGGATTGACGAGGAAAAAGCAGCAGATTTACAAGCGATAAAAACCAACATCGCAAAAGTACTGGAAGAGGTTGGTGAAGCGGATTACTATATTACCCAAGGTTTTATTTGCCGTAACGAAAAAGAAGAGATCGACAACCTTCAACGCGGGGGCTCAGACTATACAGCCTCATTGATTGGTGCTGCGATTGAAGCCGACGAAATACAAATATGGACTGACATTGATGGATTTCACAATAATGACCCCCGCTATGTTAATAACACCAAGAAGATTGAACAGCTTTCATTTGATGAAACAGCTGAGCTGGCTTATTTTGGAGCAAAAATCTTACACCCACAAACGGTACTTCCGGCTAAATTACACAACATCCCGGTTCGTCTGAAAAATACGATGAACCCCACAGACAGTGGAACTCTAATCACATCAGAAACCAGCGGCACCGGGATTAAGGCAGTTGCTGCAAAAGATGGTATCACTGCCATAAAAATCAAGTCGGACCGAATGTTGATGGCCTATGGCTTCCTGAAAAGTGTTTTTGAAATTTTTGAATTTTTCAAAACACCGATTGACATGATTTCTACTTCGGAGGTTGCCGTTTCACTGACCATTGACAACACCCGAAAACTGAAAGACATTATTAAGGAACTGAAAGAATATGGTGAAGTTCAAATTGATGAAAACCAAACCATCATTTGCATTGTTGGTGATATCATTGCCGAAGAACGTGGTTTTGCAGCAAAGGTATTTGACGCACTAGAAGGTATCCCTATCCGTATGATTTCATATGGTGGAAGCCGTCACAATATTTCTTTACTGGTTTCAACAAACCACAAGCAAGAAACGCTTCAGGCTATTAGTGATAACCTGTTGGAAAATTAGAATGATCGATCCAAAAACAATCAGCCAGTTTCAAAAGCTGGAGACTCCTTTTTACTATTACGACTTGGACTTGTTGTACAAAACATTGTCGAAAATTAAAAGCGAAAGCGAAAAGTATGACTATCATGTTCACTATGCGGTAAAGGCCAATGCAAATGACAAGGTATTGGAAACAATATTTTCGCAGAATTTAGGAGCTGATTGTGTTAGTGGAAATGAAATTATAAAAGCCAGGGCTCATGGAGTTCCTGGCTCTAAAATAGCGTTTGCCGGTGTTGGAAAAACCGAAAAGGAAATAACAACAGCTCTGCAAAACGATATTTTCAGCTTCAACTGCGAATCGATTCCTGAAATTGAAGTCATCAACGAACTGGCAGGAAAAATGGGCAAGATTGCCCCAATAGCCATTCGCATCAATCCAAACGTTGACCCAAAAACACACAAATATATTACCACCGGTTTAAACGAAAACAAGTTTGGAGTTAACCATTGGGATTTTGAAAAAATCAGCAAATTGATCCCATCGTTTAATCACATCAAACTTACCGGACTGCATTTTCATATTGGCTCACAAATTACCGACATCAACGTATTTAAAGAGCTAAGTCAGAAAATCAATACAATTTCGAAGTGGTTCGAAGATCACGGATTCAATCTGCAGCACATTAATGTTGGCGGAGGCTTGGGTATTGACTACGAAAATCCAACATCCAATCCATTCTCTGATTTTGGAGCCTACTTCAAAGCTTTTAACGCACACCTGCAATTAAAGCCAAATCAGGAACTGCATGTCGAACTTGGCCGGTCGGTTGTTGGACAGTGCGGACATTTAATTACTAAAGTCCTCTATGTCAAAGAAGGGCTAAACGTCAAATTTCTTATTACAGATGCTGGAATGACTGAACTCATTCGCCCGATGCTTTATCAGGCAAAGCATAAAATTAGCAATCTTACGTCGAAGCTGCCAAATCAAACTTATGATGTTGTGGGCCCGATTTGTGAGAGCACTGATGT
It encodes:
- a CDS encoding dihydrolipoamide acetyltransferase family protein; this translates as MAIPVIMPRQGQSVETCIIGEWYKQVGDQVKAGDMLFSYETDKASFEEEAKEDGELLAIFYEEGDEVPVLINVAVLGKSGESVDEFRPNGDSAEESSAEQEEAPAASTDTSSAKEEKTVVLDERPEGKIRISPRAKVMAEKMGVPYEKVKGSGPHGRIIAQDVEAASESVAQLTPLAQEKSQAESLEPAKETTGLGGRASAADLISYNPVYGDDFEVKKLTNIRKLIAKSMHQSLQNSAQLTHHMSADARQIMALRKSFKKKLEAGEVSQNITINDLVCLAVIRALKKYPQANTHFIGDSMRWFKKVHLGLAVDTERGLMVPAVKNADDLSIEGLSSQLSTVAGNCRKGNIDPELLKPEAASFTVSNLGNYGVEMFTPVINLPQTAILGVCTIVPRPKDLGDGVYGFVPMMGLSLTYDHQALDGGEATLFLREIKTQIENLTI
- a CDS encoding GntR family transcriptional regulator; this translates as MAEENKIPQYKKLYETLRRHIVSGVYKEGSLLPSENELCAVHSMTRPTVRHALEALVQDGFIQKKQGKGSIVQKPPQDIGILSISGTSSAIGKQYLQTQIIQKPQIKAWPMPFNFDLAEAEKDVGCIYMERLRFVNEQPVFYDINHIPNINLPRFTSRTFENKSLFDTLRTGYQIEVKGGTQKLKAIKATGTISQLLKIKTGDPVLYMERKLLTNREGFHIYSTIYFNSEKHAIFGNF
- a CDS encoding aspartate kinase; this encodes MKVLKFGGTSVGNVENMNAVMKLITDGEKKLVVLSAMSGTTNALVEISDYLYKKNKDVARSQIGKLESKYKKVVDKLFKADTQKQEGLKIIKKSFDTIRKQANGVFGPIKEQTILAQGELISTAFFSQLMLENGYKTKLLPALDFMRIDEEKAADLQAIKTNIAKVLEEVGEADYYITQGFICRNEKEEIDNLQRGGSDYTASLIGAAIEADEIQIWTDIDGFHNNDPRYVNNTKKIEQLSFDETAELAYFGAKILHPQTVLPAKLHNIPVRLKNTMNPTDSGTLITSETSGTGIKAVAAKDGITAIKIKSDRMLMAYGFLKSVFEIFEFFKTPIDMISTSEVAVSLTIDNTRKLKDIIKELKEYGEVQIDENQTIICIVGDIIAEERGFAAKVFDALEGIPIRMISYGGSRHNISLLVSTNHKQETLQAISDNLLEN
- the lysA gene encoding diaminopimelate decarboxylase, with product MIDPKTISQFQKLETPFYYYDLDLLYKTLSKIKSESEKYDYHVHYAVKANANDKVLETIFSQNLGADCVSGNEIIKARAHGVPGSKIAFAGVGKTEKEITTALQNDIFSFNCESIPEIEVINELAGKMGKIAPIAIRINPNVDPKTHKYITTGLNENKFGVNHWDFEKISKLIPSFNHIKLTGLHFHIGSQITDINVFKELSQKINTISKWFEDHGFNLQHINVGGGLGIDYENPTSNPFSDFGAYFKAFNAHLQLKPNQELHVELGRSVVGQCGHLITKVLYVKEGLNVKFLITDAGMTELIRPMLYQAKHKISNLTSKLPNQTYDVVGPICESTDVFAKGIDLPGSKRGDLLAIHSAGAYGEVMASNYNLRDTVKSITNIELTQS